A genomic window from Xenorhabdus cabanillasii includes:
- the tssB gene encoding type VI secretion system contractile sheath small subunit, which produces MSKNSPGSVAPKERINIKYVPNTGDQTAEVELPLNLLVIGDLKGKKEDTPIEERQTVSVNKNNFNAVMNEANINLTFNVPNRLEENSEEDLPVNLEIKSLSDFSPDNIAKKVPELNKLLELREALVALKGPLGNIPAFRARLQSLLDDESVREQLLKELEIINKK; this is translated from the coding sequence ATGAGTAAGAATAGTCCTGGTAGCGTAGCTCCGAAAGAAAGAATTAATATTAAATATGTTCCTAATACCGGCGACCAGACCGCAGAAGTTGAATTACCTCTGAATCTTCTGGTTATTGGTGACTTGAAAGGAAAGAAAGAAGATACGCCAATTGAAGAACGACAGACCGTTTCCGTGAATAAAAATAATTTTAATGCGGTAATGAATGAGGCGAACATCAACCTGACTTTTAACGTCCCTAATCGCCTTGAAGAAAATAGTGAAGAAGATCTACCAGTTAATCTGGAAATTAAATCACTGAGTGATTTCTCACCGGATAATATCGCCAAGAAAGTACCAGAGCTGAATAAACTGCTGGAACTGCGTGAAGCATTAGTTGCATTAAAAGGTCCTCTGGGAAATATCCCCGCTTTTCGCGCTCGCTTGCAGTCACTGCTGGATGATGAATCCGTTCGTGAGCAACTCCTGAAAGAACTTGAAATCATCAATAAAAAATAA
- a CDS encoding Hcp family type VI secretion system effector, translated as MPTPCYISINGKTQGNITAGAFTAESVGNIFVQGHEDEMLVQEFDHIVTVPTDPQSGQPSGQRAHKPFRFTVALNKAVPLLYNALASGEMLTTVELKWYRTSIEGKQEHFFTTKLIDATIVDIDCKMPHCQDPAKSEFTQLVRVSLSYRKIEWEHTTAGTSGADDWRAPIVA; from the coding sequence ATGCCAACTCCATGTTATATTTCCATCAACGGAAAAACTCAGGGTAATATCACTGCTGGCGCATTCACTGCTGAATCAGTAGGTAATATTTTTGTTCAGGGTCACGAAGACGAAATGCTGGTTCAAGAATTTGACCACATTGTTACTGTTCCAACTGATCCACAGTCTGGTCAGCCTTCTGGTCAGCGTGCACATAAACCATTCCGCTTCACCGTTGCACTGAATAAAGCAGTTCCTCTGCTTTACAACGCACTGGCTTCCGGCGAAATGTTAACAACTGTAGAACTGAAGTGGTATCGTACTTCTATCGAAGGTAAACAAGAGCACTTCTTTACTACTAAACTGATAGATGCAACTATCGTTGACATCGACTGCAAAATGCCACACTGCCAGGATCCAGCAAAATCTGAATTCACTCAGTTGGTTCGTGTTTCTCTGTCTTACCGTAAGATCGAGTGGGAACACACTACTGCCGGTACTTCTGGTGCTGACGACTGGCGCGCGCCAATTGTTGCTTAA